In a genomic window of Quercus lobata isolate SW786 chromosome 4, ValleyOak3.0 Primary Assembly, whole genome shotgun sequence:
- the LOC115986267 gene encoding protein FAR1-RELATED SEQUENCE 5-like, translating into MISDFVYQYEKALNARYLKEKEQDVRTKNSVPILKTCYKLEAKAAKVYMRKMFMKFQEELFCSKKYKASKYREGVKKIYKVVARGKESPFYEVCLDIVETKVICKCHMFEFVGTICRHILAVFVKKSLVHFLPSHYILERWTINAKKHIVHDISSDVVQAEPQVSSTMMRNSLMLKFLEVAEEGSQSEKQYKHLGQTLQKVHEKLLAMQDVYNVDELGSPNNTTLNNQVLSNLPITLQDPPNVPSKGRPKALRQKHPKEKQLMKKRKCSICKETAHGCCKYKLDTTLGVSASTKSN; encoded by the exons ATGATAAGTGATTTTGTATATCAATATGAGAAAGCCTTGAATGCACGTTATCTTAAAGAGAAAGAACAAGATGTAAGGACAAAAAATTCAGTgccaattttgaaaacatgttATAAGTTGGAAGCAAAGGCAGCAAAAGTTTATATGAGAAAGATGTTTATGAAATTTCAAGAAGAGttattttgtagtaaaaaataTAAGGCATCCAAATATCGTGAAGGAGTGAAGAAGATATACAAGGTGGTAGCTCGTGGGAAAGAAAGTCCATTTTATGAAGTGTGTCTTGATATTGTTGAGACAAAAGTTATTTGTAAATGCCATATGTTTGAGTTTGTTGGAACTATTTGTAGGCATATCCTTgctgtttttgtaaagaaatcTCTTGTGCACTTTCTTCCATCACATTATATTTTAGAAAGATGGACAATTAATGCCAAGAAGCACATTGTACATGACATATCTAGTGATGTCGTACAGGCGGAGCCTCAAGTTTCTTCTACCATGATGAGAAATAGTTTGATGCTTAAATTTTTGGAAGTTGCAGAGGAAGGGTCACAATCAGAGAAGCAATACAAGCATCTTGGTCAAACTTTACAAAAAGTTCATGAGAAGCTTCTAGCCATGCAAGATGTTTATAATGTTGATGAATTAGGAAGTCCTAATAATACTACATTAAACAATCAAGTATTATCAAATCTTCCAATTACTTTGCAAGACCCTCCAAATGTTCCATCAAAGGGAAGGCCAAAAGCTTTGAGACAAAagcatccaaaagaaaaacaattgatgaagaagagaaaatgtAGCATTTGCAAAGAAACGGCCCAT GGATGTTGCAAATACAAGCTTGACACCACATTGGGAGTCAGTGCATCAACAAAGTCAAACTAA